The sequence below is a genomic window from Colletotrichum destructivum chromosome 4, complete sequence.
CTGCGCTCGCTCACCACCGTCTGGGCCGAGCACCTGAGCGACGAgatccgccgccgcttctACAAGAACTGGTAcaagtccaagaagaaggcttTCACCAAGTACGCCAAGCAGCACTCCGAGTCCTCGGGCGCCTCCATCACCCGCGAGATCGAGCGCATCAAGAAGTACTGCACCGTCgtccgcgtcctcgcccaCACCCAGATCCGCAAGACCCCTCTCACCCAGAAGAAGGCCCACTTGATGGAGATCCAGGTCAACGGCGGTtccatcgccgacaaggtcgacTTCGGCTACGGTCTGTTCGAGAAGCCCGTCACCATCGACTCCATCTTCGAGCAGAACGAGATGATCGACGTTatcgccgtcaccaccggTCACGGATACAACGGTGTCACCTCCCGTTGGGGCACCAAGAAGCTTCCCCGCAAGACTCACAAGGGTCTGCGCAAGGTCGCCTGTATCGGTGCCTGGCATCCGTCCCACGTTCAGTGGACTGTTGCTCGCGCTGGTCAGATGGGTTACCACCACCGTACCTCTGTCAACCACAAGGTTTACAGAATCGGCaagggcgacgccgacgacaacgcctCCACCGACGTTGATGTCACCAAGAAGACCATCACCCCgtatgttttttttttcttgccTACGCTCGCTTCCGATCTTTTACTAACAGTGCGCCAGTCTCGGTGGCTTCGTCCGCTACGGTGAGGTCAAGAACGACTTCGTCATGGTCAAGGGCTCCATCCCCGGTACCAAGAAGCGTGTCATGACCCTCCGCAAGTCCATGTTCACCCACACCTCGAGAaaggccctcgagaagaTCGACCTCAAGTGGATCGACACCTCGTCTGAGTTCGGACACGGTGCTTTCCAGACCCCcgcggagaagaagcagtaCCAGGGCACCCTCAAGAAGGACCTTGCTGCCCAGTAAAGGATCGGTTCTTCACTTTCATTGTATCATGGTCATGGCATCGGTGTAGAGGGTTCAAGTTACTATTCGGATGGTTTGGGACACCTTTGAGGTTAAAATGAGTGCCGAGAATTCAAAAGTCAAACCAATGATACCTAGATGACCAGCCGCATGCTGAGACTCTTGCTTTGCGATGTGAATGCGTGTGAGTTAGGCCAATGATCCACCATCCCGCTGTGGCTCCGACGGAAATTATAAAAAAATCCCCAGTGTGTGGGCACTGTGTGCACCTAGGCGAGACCCCTATAGGTAACGGTGGGGCGGGAAGATGCCGTCTGTCTAGCGAGCTGGAGGCGTAGCTAGCCGCCGGCCTGTTGCGTCATCCTACACCAGTCCGATATGGCATGCATCTTCCGGCGAAACAGGCTCGCAGCTACATCACCCCTCAACTCCCTCTTCAGCCCCTCCACGACCCTTACGAATCGAATGAAGACTACGGCGACGCGATCGATTTACCGAAATCTCCATCATCGAGCGTTCCCCACAACCGCAAGATACACCATCTCGAGCATCGCATCCACCCTCCAATCAGACTTCACTTCGAACAATAACTTCCGGGCGCGaccccgccaccgccagtCTCTCAGCAAGTTCTCTACCATTCCACATCTCCAAATGTCCGACGCAGACTACGCCGCATTCCTGGACAAGGCGAACCAGGACCCCAACGAGGGCTATGCCAAGCCGACGGGCAACAAGAGCAACGAGTTCAAGGCGCAGGACCAGGGTGTCGAGGtgcccaaggccatccaGGATGTGCTGAAGCAGGACAAGGTGTACGTGT
It includes:
- a CDS encoding Putative large ribosomal subunit protein uL3; the encoded protein is MHHWPARSFSLYPSRRQPRQPAIRARQQRQTLQEVRQHILSNHVSSQGSLAYLPRKRAARHRGKVKSFPKDDAKKPVHLTAAMGYKAGMTTIVRDLDRPGAKANKKEVVEAVSIIDTPPMIVVGLVGYIETPRGLRSLTTVWAEHLSDEIRRRFYKNWYKSKKKAFTKYAKQHSESSGASITREIERIKKYCTVVRVLAHTQIRKTPLTQKKAHLMEIQVNGGSIADKVDFGYGLFEKPVTIDSIFEQNEMIDVIAVTTGHGYNGVTSRWGTKKLPRKTHKGLRKVACIGAWHPSHVQWTVARAGQMGYHHRTSVNHKVYRIGKGDADDNASTDVDVTKKTITPLGGFVRYGEVKNDFVMVKGSIPGTKKRVMTLRKSMFTHTSRKALEKIDLKWIDTSSEFGHGAFQTPAEKKQYQGTLKKDLAAQ